Proteins encoded within one genomic window of Thalassophryne amazonica chromosome 23, fThaAma1.1, whole genome shotgun sequence:
- the LOC117504631 gene encoding tripartite motif-containing protein 16-like, which yields MAQQGAHLFLETISCPICLDSMRDAVTIPCGHSYCRKCIQGFWDEDNQRDPSCPQCRQTFTPKPALKKNTMLADLVEKLQKTGLQAAPADHCYAGPEDVACDFCSGRKLRALKSCLMCLASYCEKHLQPHYESSTFKNHKLVQPSKNLQENICSHHQEVMKMFCRTDQQCICYLCSLDEHKGHDVVPVTEERSEWQRRVETSLQVQHQIQVSNKDLKLLQQEVEKIRRSADKAVQDSERIFTQLIRLMKKRRSNVTQQIRSQQQAEESRVEELQETLEEVITDLRRKEADLDQLSRTEDHNYFLQNYSSLSSLHEATELPSIKICPVEDYKNFTMAVSEISDSLQEILSDEWMMSLRQTEPETRDGLLKYTQQITLDLNTAHRRLKLSEGNRRVSCVFEMQSYPTHPDRFTAYRQVLSSQGLTGRCYWEVEFVTRGISIAVASKTIERSGTKSGFGYNDKSWSLECYSDRYEFRHNRTVTPVSGPKSSTVGVYLDHSAGILSSYSVSDTVTLLHRVQTTFTEPLHVGLWLYRSGPYLHYLTRTAEIRQLM from the coding sequence ATGGCTCAGCAAGGAGCTCATCTGTTCCTGGAAACCATCAGCTGTCCGATCTGTCTGGATTCCATGAGGGATGCGGTGACCATTCCCTGTGGACACAGCTACTGCAGGAAATGTATTCAAGGTTTCTGGGATGAAGACAATCAGAGGGATCCCAGCTGTCCTCAGTGCAGACAGACCTTCACACCAAAGCCCGCCCTGAAGAAAAACACAATGTTAGCCGATTTAGTGGAGAAGCTGCAGAAGACCGGACTCCAAGCTGCTCCCGCTGACCACTGCTATGCCGGGCCTGAAGATGTGGCCTGTGACTTCTGCAGTGGTAGAAAACTGAGAGCCCTCAAGTCCTGTCTGATGTGTTTGGCCTCCTACTGTGAGAAACACCTCCAGCCTCACTATGAATCCTCAACATTTAAAAATCACAAGCTGGTCCAGCCTTCCAAGAATCTCCAGGAGAACATCTGCTCTCATCATCAAGAGGTGATGAAGATGTTCTGCCGCACTGACCAGCAGTGCATCTGTTACCTGTGTTCTCTGGATGAACACAAAGGCCACGATGTAGTGCCGGTGACAGAAGAAAGGTCTGAGTGGCAGAGAAGAGTTGAGACAAGCCTACAAGTCCAGCACCAAATCCAGGTCAGCAACAAAGACCTGAAGCTGCTTCAGCAGGAGGTGGAGAAGATCCGCCGCTCTGCTGACAAAGCAGTGCAGGACAGTGAGAGGATCTTCACTCAGCTGATCCGTCTGATGAAGAAGAGACGCTCCAATGTGACGCAGCAGATCAGATCCCAGCAACAAGCTGAAGAGAGTCGAGTGGAAGAGCTTCAGGAGACGCTGGAGGAGGTGATCACAGATCTGAGGAGGAAGGAAGCTGATCTGGATCAGCTTTCACGGACAGAGGACCACAACtactttcttcaaaactactcttCGCTGTCAAGTCTCCATGAAGCTACAGAGTTGCCCAGCATCAAGATCTGCCCTGTGGAGGACTATAAGAACTTCACAATGGCTGTGTCAGAGATCAGCGACAGCCTACAGGAGATTCTGAGTGATGAGTGGATGATGTCACTGAGACAAACAGAGCCAGAGACCAGAGACGGACTCTTAAAATACACACAACAGATCACACTGGATCTGAACACGGCGCACAGACGTCTGAAGCTGTCTGAAGGCAACAGAAGAGTATCGTGTGTGTTTGAGATGCAGAGTTATCCTACTCACCCAGACAGATTCACCGCCTATCGTCAGGTTCTGAGTTCACAGGGCCTGACCGGACGCTGTTACTGGGAGGTGGAGTTTGTCACGAGGGGGATTTCCATAGCGGTCGCCTCCAAGACTATCGAGAGAAGCGGGACTAAGAGTGGATTTGGGTACAATGACAAGTCCTGGTCATTAGAATGCTACAGCGATCGTTACGAATTCAGACACAACAGGACTGTAACTCCAGTCTCAGGCCCAAAGTCCTCCACCGTGGGGGTGTATCTGGACCACAGTGCAGGGATTCTGTCCTCCTACAGCGTCTCTGACACTGTGACTCTCCTGCACCGAGTCCAGACCACCTTCACCGAGCCGCTCCACGTTGGGCTTTGGCTTTACCGCTCTGGACCTTATCTTCATTATCTGACGCGGACCGCTGAGATCCGGCAGCTCATGTAG